From Marinobacter alexandrii, one genomic window encodes:
- a CDS encoding RHS repeat-associated core domain-containing protein — protein MLSQKTKVLFASFIICLSFTNLFSQGFEDEDGNPIDPDDPIGVPIGGGGNCNLRAGSLSGTQTICYGGNPSTINGSSASGSSSYSYQWQIRSLGGSWSSISGATGRSYNPPVLTSTKEYRRRVKACNKTKYTGSIRITVRSSLSAGSIGNAQTVCYNGNPSTLSNAFSASGGNSIHSYQWQQRSLGGSWGNISGATGTTYNPPNLTSTREYRRRVVSCSQTKYSNTVRVTVRSALNAGSISNAQTVCYNGNPSTLSNASSASGGNSSYSYQWQHRSLGGSWSNLSGATSTTYNPPVLTSSKEYRRRVVSCGQTKYTNTVRVTVRSSLNAGSIGNAQTVCYNENPSTLSNASSPTGGNGSYAYQWQQRSPGGSWSNLSGATGSAYDPPNLTSSKEYRRRVVSCSQTKYSTSITVTVRSSLSPGSIGNAQTICYNGDPSALSNVSSPSGGNGSHSYQWQQRSPGGSWSNISGATSTTYNPSGHTSSKEYRRRVSSCNQTVYSNTVSISISIPNTPTPPSISPNICGPKTLTRANPPSGETWYWQTIEDGEDTSNSEHEYQVGTPGSYYLRSVSNGGCWGPSVEVSVTLDAVPDSPSILPISYSLDGALLQAGTAPANETWYWQTTESGTDETNPDSYIATSAGTYYIRSKNDNGCWSAASAITLSAHEPTNVSLESLSSESMLIRWSGAGNETGFSIYRATSLDGTFAEIHTADATDSEYIDNGLSVGTTYFYLVMSLVGTEKSIASNVLAETTPDEFTGDENQVHQALFNGNISAMRWKGANDDEEKLYTYGYDGLNRLKNAQYAGKVANTYQKDKGFFSVPNIDYDLNGNITSLTRQGINESMNKDIIDELSYTYGVGGSNQLKSVTDAKGVAGFKDGNTSDDDYRHDENGNMIQDLNKGITNIEYNYLNLPSKVIFDSENYITYIYDASGIKLQQKVFKNGTLSKTTDYSGQYIYETEGTEATRKLQLIQHEEGRIVPVFASGSKAISGYDYQYHLKDHLGNVRATFSTTPENYTMIETFETGEENGWQDLNRHTNQQANTTSYEDGTTGDEVQLLQSGQTGALVFIGLNKSDTINLSVNANYEVAPSDNNFAGTVYSSLFGSYNGSIGDGEAGSAVANEFNDALSGADMAGKGDANEAPRTFLNYIFFDKQMNYIKAGFKQISTAALGAGTHETISINDIIADQEGYILAYLSNENQEAVNVHFDDFTVYHGKTNVVSTQDYYPFGLAFNESVRTASEPQKYLYNGKELQEETGWLDYGARMYHSEIGRFFVQDRFSEKYMNLNPYQYAANNPISNIDINGDSIITVNIQDQTGFVHGQNRVYIDHTELENLTQILHFAAATETHIHINSSFRTNKRQQELNGEDSDAITPAPAGNSPHNAGVALDFNVYNDNDPSKGLMGQNANLTDSNPFIDALKNDSWSPNWRWGGDFSTPDRIHIDNRPDEVTFAAMRDANQQQMNGNVESAVNESYISRVENMNIGGTRRSQKKLSRIGLRSAWRGLKNAFK, from the coding sequence ATGCTCTCACAGAAAACTAAGGTATTATTTGCTTCATTTATTATTTGTTTAAGCTTTACAAACCTATTCTCTCAAGGATTTGAAGATGAAGATGGAAACCCCATAGATCCTGATGATCCAATTGGTGTTCCGATAGGTGGTGGTGGAAATTGTAATCTAAGAGCTGGGAGTCTGTCTGGTACCCAGACGATTTGCTATGGAGGGAATCCTTCAACAATCAATGGCTCTTCTGCTAGTGGAAGCTCCTCCTATAGCTATCAATGGCAAATAAGATCTCTTGGAGGAAGTTGGTCCAGTATTTCCGGGGCTACCGGGAGGTCCTATAATCCACCGGTTCTCACTTCTACCAAAGAGTATCGTAGGCGAGTTAAAGCATGTAATAAAACAAAATATACAGGTTCGATCCGAATTACAGTTCGTTCATCATTAAGTGCTGGATCAATTGGAAATGCTCAAACGGTATGTTATAACGGAAACCCATCAACCCTGTCGAATGCATTCTCGGCATCTGGAGGTAATAGCATTCATTCTTACCAGTGGCAGCAACGTTCCTTAGGAGGCAGCTGGGGTAATATTTCAGGGGCAACCGGCACCACCTATAACCCTCCTAACCTCACATCAACAAGAGAGTATCGAAGAAGGGTAGTTTCATGCAGCCAAACAAAGTATTCCAATACGGTAAGAGTCACCGTAAGGTCGGCTCTTAACGCCGGAAGTATCAGCAATGCACAAACAGTATGTTATAATGGGAATCCCTCCACCCTGTCAAATGCATCCTCTGCTTCTGGAGGTAATAGCAGTTATTCCTATCAATGGCAACATCGTTCTCTTGGTGGCAGTTGGAGCAATCTTTCAGGAGCAACAAGTACCACTTATAATCCGCCTGTCCTCACTTCATCGAAAGAGTATCGCAGGAGAGTCGTGTCATGTGGTCAAACAAAGTATACCAATACAGTGAGGGTAACAGTAAGATCATCTCTGAACGCTGGAAGTATCGGAAACGCTCAGACAGTTTGTTATAATGAGAACCCTTCTACCCTATCGAATGCATCTTCACCTACCGGTGGGAACGGTAGCTACGCTTATCAATGGCAACAACGCTCTCCGGGTGGTAGTTGGAGCAATCTTTCCGGAGCAACCGGATCTGCCTATGATCCGCCTAACTTGACTTCATCAAAGGAGTATCGACGAAGAGTTGTTTCATGTAGTCAAACAAAGTACTCTACCAGCATTACCGTAACAGTTAGATCCTCCCTAAGTCCTGGAAGCATTGGCAATGCTCAAACCATATGCTACAACGGTGATCCCTCTGCGCTATCAAATGTATCCTCCCCCTCAGGTGGTAATGGAAGTCACTCGTATCAATGGCAGCAGCGATCCCCAGGCGGTAGCTGGAGTAATATTTCAGGAGCGACCAGCACAACCTATAATCCTTCAGGTCATACCTCATCAAAGGAGTACCGACGAAGAGTAAGTTCGTGCAATCAAACAGTTTATTCGAATACTGTAAGCATTAGTATAAGCATTCCAAATACACCTACACCTCCGTCCATATCACCCAATATCTGTGGTCCAAAGACGCTTACGAGAGCGAATCCTCCATCCGGAGAAACCTGGTACTGGCAGACTATAGAAGATGGAGAAGATACCTCGAATTCCGAACATGAGTATCAAGTAGGAACTCCGGGGTCATATTATCTTCGATCAGTCTCCAATGGTGGTTGCTGGGGACCAAGTGTAGAAGTATCCGTCACGTTAGATGCTGTACCTGATAGTCCATCCATTTTACCAATTAGTTATTCACTTGATGGAGCCCTGCTACAAGCAGGTACGGCTCCAGCGAATGAGACGTGGTACTGGCAAACTACAGAAAGTGGCACAGATGAAACGAATCCTGATTCCTACATTGCCACCTCAGCCGGAACGTACTATATAAGAAGTAAAAATGATAATGGCTGCTGGAGCGCTGCTTCCGCCATTACGCTTAGCGCTCATGAACCAACCAATGTCAGTCTGGAGAGCCTTTCCAGTGAATCCATGCTCATCCGCTGGTCAGGAGCTGGAAACGAGACCGGATTTAGTATCTACCGTGCCACAAGCCTGGATGGCACGTTTGCTGAAATTCATACCGCTGATGCTACAGATTCAGAATACATTGACAATGGATTATCTGTAGGCACGACCTATTTTTATCTTGTGATGTCTCTGGTAGGCACTGAAAAATCTATTGCAAGTAATGTGTTGGCTGAAACTACACCTGATGAATTTACCGGAGATGAAAACCAGGTGCACCAAGCCCTTTTCAATGGAAATATCTCTGCCATGCGATGGAAGGGAGCCAATGATGACGAAGAGAAGCTATATACCTATGGATACGACGGCCTCAATCGGTTAAAGAACGCCCAATATGCTGGTAAAGTGGCCAATACCTATCAAAAAGATAAAGGTTTTTTTTCTGTTCCCAATATTGACTATGACTTAAATGGTAATATCACGAGTCTTACACGTCAGGGAATCAATGAATCAATGAATAAAGACATCATTGATGAGCTTTCCTATACATATGGTGTGGGTGGAAGTAACCAATTAAAAAGTGTAACTGATGCAAAGGGAGTCGCTGGTTTCAAGGATGGAAATACCTCTGACGATGACTATCGTCATGATGAGAATGGAAACATGATTCAAGACCTGAATAAAGGAATCACCAATATCGAATATAATTATCTGAATTTACCAAGCAAGGTCATTTTCGATTCCGAAAATTATATTACATATATCTACGACGCTTCAGGTATCAAGCTTCAACAAAAAGTGTTCAAGAATGGAACACTTAGTAAAACAACGGATTATTCCGGGCAATACATCTACGAAACCGAAGGAACAGAAGCAACACGGAAACTCCAGTTAATTCAGCATGAAGAAGGCCGAATTGTCCCCGTATTTGCGAGTGGTAGCAAAGCAATCTCTGGCTATGACTACCAATATCACCTTAAAGATCACCTCGGTAACGTCAGAGCCACCTTCTCAACCACTCCTGAAAATTATACGATGATAGAAACCTTTGAAACCGGTGAAGAGAATGGTTGGCAGGACTTAAACAGGCATACTAATCAGCAAGCCAATACTACCAGCTATGAGGATGGAACAACCGGTGATGAAGTACAACTTCTCCAAAGCGGACAGACGGGGGCTTTGGTATTTATTGGACTAAATAAGAGCGATACGATCAATCTCTCGGTGAATGCCAATTATGAGGTAGCACCAAGTGACAACAATTTTGCAGGAACGGTATATTCATCTCTTTTTGGTTCGTACAACGGCTCCATTGGAGATGGTGAAGCTGGAAGTGCCGTGGCAAACGAATTCAATGATGCTCTAAGTGGTGCTGATATGGCTGGTAAAGGAGATGCTAATGAAGCTCCAAGAACTTTCCTGAATTACATTTTCTTCGATAAGCAGATGAACTATATCAAAGCGGGCTTCAAGCAAATATCAACAGCCGCATTGGGAGCAGGAACTCATGAAACGATCAGCATCAATGACATCATAGCAGATCAGGAGGGCTATATCTTAGCATATCTATCAAACGAAAACCAAGAAGCCGTAAACGTCCATTTCGATGATTTTACGGTTTATCATGGGAAAACGAATGTGGTGAGCACACAGGATTACTATCCATTTGGTTTGGCTTTTAATGAAAGTGTGAGGACTGCATCAGAGCCTCAGAAGTATCTGTATAATGGTAAGGAATTACAAGAGGAAACAGGGTGGCTAGATTATGGAGCAAGGATGTATCACTCAGAGATTGGTAGGTTTTTTGTTCAAGATAGATTTTCTGAGAAGTACATGAACTTGAATCCTTATCAGTACGCAGCGAATAATCCTATATCCAATATTGACATAAATGGGGATTCAATAATTACAGTCAATATTCAAGATCAAACTGGATTTGTTCATGGTCAAAACAGAGTTTACATCGATCATACCGAGTTGGAAAATCTCACGCAGATTTTACATTTTGCAGCAGCAACAGAAACACATATACACATTAATAGCTCGTTCCGTACAAATAAGAGACAGCAAGAGTTGAATGGTGAAGATTCGGATGCAATAACTCCAGCTCCTGCAGGTAATAGTCCACATAATGCTGGTGTAGCCTTAGACTTTAATGTTTACAATGATAACGATCCCTCTAAGGGGTTAATGGGTCAAAATGCTAACCTAACGGATAGTAACCCATTTATTGATGCTTTAAAGAATGATAGTTGGTCACCTAATTGGAGATGGGGTGGAGATTTTAGCACTCCTGATCGTATACATATTGATAATAGACCAGATGAAGTAACTTTTGCTGCAATGAGGGATGCAAACCAGCAGCAGATGAATGGAAATGTTGAAAGTGCTGTAAATGAATCTTACATCTCAAGAGTAGAAAATATGAATATTGGAGGTACAAGAAGATCACAAAAGAAGCTAAGTAGAATAGGCTTAAGAAGTGCTTGGCGTGGACTTAAGAATGCTTTTAAATAG